Within Colletotrichum destructivum chromosome 11, complete sequence, the genomic segment GCACAAGGAATGCGGTGAAAATGGCGGAACCAGTGCGGCTCTTCTTTGCGTCTTCTCACTCCTGACTTGTCATCTGCTGACATTCATTCTCAAGGAACTCCCCTCCTTTCAGCCGAACACTGATGATGGCAATGATCAAGGCCACAGCGACGCTCGCGATGCCCACGACGCCCACGACATCCACGACACAAACTCTCACACCTATGGCTATCCCTGCGCCCGCGATCATATCGACCCGAGATTCCAACAGCAACCTGTTCATGATGCTGACACCGTCGTCGCTTGCATTGTTCGAGCTGCCAAAAGCATGCTCagctgccctgccccccccccccccccccccagtcaTTCAAGGACAAGTCGCACCTTTGTTCTGTACCACCCTCGATCCCTCGATCTCGTCCACAACGCGCTTCGCCTCAATGGCGTCGAGTCCATCCACAAGTTCCGAATCGAATACCACGCCGACCGTGGCCGACTGCGCATGAGCATGACCGACAGCCCTCTCCATTCGCGTCTAGCCATCCTGTTTTCCGATCTCGTCCACGCTGCCTCCAGGAACAAATTCGGACATCTCGACAACGTCTTGAGCCACGTCCTAACTCAGGGCGAGACCGGGCGCTTGGGTCGCCTGAGTCCCGAATGGGGCTGGACTGCGCTGCCACGCGACCCGATGCCACGCCTGGTCTTTGAGGTGGCATATTATCAAGACTTGAAAAGCGTCGCCGACAAGTGCGAAGAGTACATGAccgctggcggcggcattgtatgcgccgtcgtcggcatcaaGATCTGCTATTCCAAAAGCAAGCCAGCTTCCCTTATCTCCATTCTCGAGTACCTCGATGATTGTTATGTCGGCCTCTAGGCGAAGCAAGACGATGACATCATTTGTGCCATGGACTGGACACCTCTCGCCGAGAAAGACGCCTTCTTGGAACTCTACCCATCCGACTTTGGTGACCAAGCAAGCACATGCACGAGACCCATCTGCCGGAAAAGGTACGTTCTCGGGCCAAGATGTTCGACCGAATGTCCACATCTCCGTGGCTGTGGACCCAAGCTAACgagttttcttcttctttttctcttgcAGCCACCGACGGGGCATGGCCCGCGATGCCAATGCCCATACCGAAGCCgaagcggaagcggtcaTCCGCATCGACTTCAAACCCATCGTCGAGAATCTGCGTGAAGCAGTGCATCTGGCTATTGCTCACGAGAACACGCAGCCTGTCTTTCGCAAAAGACTCGAACCAGGCAAGCGCCAAGCTCGAACGTCATCGAAGCCGAAGCCCAACTCCAAGATCAGGATCAAAGCCTCCACCAACATGAATATAGTGGCTTAGAACAGGCTAAGAACCTGAAGTTTGACTCTAAACCACGTGTGCTTCCACGCGGCTACCAGCAACCTATATTCTCCAAGTGTTTCCCACAACTTTCCTGCAAACAACTGTCTGCCTATCACATCTTCTAACGTAAAATCAGTTGAATTAAGTAGTAAATTAAGCAGGTACTGTACAATCCGCAGAGACGAGATCCAGTGTGTTTAAACTTAAAAGACTAAAAACACACCCACCATCTAGTGACAGaagcagcggcagcaacgCCTGTAGAGCCACTGACTCCGTCATCCGTTTCCAGATGTTTAGCTTAGACggggaggaagaaagggtAGGAACCTCCCCATGTTGCAAAATGGCAATCAGTGATCGTTGATTCGATTCACAAAGTGACAGAATATCGATGCCGTGTAATGTACCTGACGGGTAAGAAGCCTTGGTCTGAATTGACCACAGTAAGGTGACCCTATCTGTGGCTGACAGGTGCCTGTCCTCAAGGATATCTGGTCAATGCATGATGAAGAGCCAGAATTTGCGTCATGTCTAGGTGCTCAGTTTAAAAACAGGGTTCAAACTCACTGCGACGATAGCTTCATGCcacctttttcttttcttctttagcTGCTTACGAATGTTCTTTGCTCTCTATTAGCTTCCCGGTGTTGTCTAAAATAGGTCAACTGTCTTGCCACGACGCACAATATAAGTGACATGCTATCTCCCTGCAGGGTAAACTCTGCTTGCACCCCATTCGACCCCGTCTTAATTGCTGCTAGGCGAAAGTGGTTTGTGCGGTTGGGTAGGTGTCTTGTATAACACGGTTGCTAATCGTGATGCCCACTCATACTAAGAAAGTAAGGTAGTTACTCCATTTTGTTGTTTGCAAAGACATGCAATGCTCTGCACTGACGCTATTCAAAGCCTTACATTAAACAATATTCTAATGAATTGAAGTACTGCAATGGAACTTGCTAGAACTTGTGACAAGCATCCTCGATGCTCCAGTTCTAACCGCATGACCAACCTCATGCCATTAAACCTCATGTTACTGGCCTAGGAGCGAGCCTAAAGATAAGCAAGACCGGAAATGAAAAGACATAGGAAAGCCGCAGTCAGACGGATATAGAGAAAGCATGTGGAGCAAGTCACTTCAATTCTGTAGTGTAATAAGTATAAACTCTTCTATTGTTTCAGGATGCCTATACCCTGGCACTGTCTACGTATAAAGCACATCCCAGGGACGGAAAGCTGCCAGACGATCGTTGAGTAACTCACATTCGTCGTGCATCACGTCAGTCAGCTTGGCCAGCTCCAGCTGGACTATTGCCCGGCGGCCTTGTGCTTCGGCCAGTCTTGCGCATCTGGCTTTGAGCTCGTCAATCATGGATGTCTCAGCTCGGCGGAGTCTAGCCAGGCTCTGCAACGCCGAGTGACAGTTTGCGAGTTCTTCATGGATCTGATCCATGCCCGGTGTGCCAGACCCTGCGAGCTGGAGCCCCCCAAAGACGCCAATGACGTCCTCCAGCATCTCCCCCATGCGTTGCTGATGCGTGAGTCTTGCACCAAGCTGTGCCCGAGCGGTGGCCATGATATTCTGACGGAATTCTCGGTAACGTTCATCCCACGATatcagctcggcctcggtcatGGTTGCCGGAGGTGCGGGCGGGAGTGGCGCGCCGTGGTTCGTCACGGCAAGGGGCTGTTCCGAGTCTTGTAGCACGATCTCCGTGACAGCCTTCCGTCCTGTACTGAAGGCAAGAAGAACACGGCGCCAGAGGGAGTATTCCACAGTTGCTGGGATATCTTGCCCGGCGATCACATACAGTCCGTTGACAATAACAGCGACGCCGCAATCAGTCGTGTTCGACTGTTGCGGGCACGAAATGCGGGAGGGGGTAGGAGGGTCGTCTGGGGCTGTTGATTCCGCAACGAGGGACAGAAGGCTTCGCAGTAAGCCCGCTAACTCGACTTCGTCCGTCGCGCTGGGCAGTGAGTCGTATATGTTGACTGACGTTGTCGATGCCGTTACCAAGACCCAATGCTTGCCCCGAGACGTGAGGTTCAAAGGATAGAGAATGGTCATGTCTCGTTGCGAGAGGAAATCGGCCCTCAGGCGTTGTGGAATGCCGTTGTTGGACACCAGTGGGTCTATACACATCATCGAGAGGGGACACAGCGCGCAAAATGTGCTAAGAACTTCCGAGATAACGGTTCCTTCAACGTACTGGCCGTCCTCCAGGCATTCGGCATTGAAGCCATGCCTCACTCTCAGATCAAACCTCCTTTTGGGGAGTGTTGCTACACACTGTCGTTTGGGAACATTTTCAAGGCTTTCGGATGCAGGCCGTCCCTCTCTTTTACCCAGCGTGGAATCCGAGACAGACTCAGCTGACATAGCCGTCTGCCACTTGGAGCCGCCAGAAGAGCCCCTTGAAATAGAAACAGCAGGAGGAAGCGGATGGTGAGGTGGGTCGACGGAGGAGGCCGTGTTAGTGGCGCAAGCCGGGATGGCAAGCGAAGGTGGCGGGAcagaggagggcgaggcagCGGAAAAGGGTGCGTTGGCGGCGAGACCAGTGTTTTGGCGAGACAGCGATGCATTGCTGTTGATGTCTGGGTTGACGACCTGGACAGTTGACCTCGATGCGTCTGGAATGTCTTTTGTcacgaggtcctcgtcatAAGGTTCGATCGGTGCAGGAACGCTCAGCTTTTTTACTAGTGGACTATGTTGTGGGAACacaccgccgtcgtcggtgttGTCAACGTCCT encodes:
- a CDS encoding Putative Ulp1 protease family catalytic domain, papain-like cysteine peptidase superfamily, with amino-acid sequence MDETPESSTQSTICPPAPVARHQTTAIGVGSLRSPKASPSHEPALYSLFLSDLALIDRNVPLPELREEVDKSLAQFKPQTAVDVRIAYVADTSKLRQTRKMVENGLGAHEKRRLRNMTTAQSRRRCAGNLSQYHDKLDKLCGGRRSWLPRGIPVDTISYDTVLNLRKIIEWTLSHGERLDSLWEPGGHLHDVPYQKKPLDAVWKRLSQQSGNAIIHRPNCSNKGRQQDQDRETQQGSLQEGEEEDGSGGASGDDGSPNFNGDTKNSFGGEDDDGDWGPDGVDVSSSQDSDPGAEEESIEYERRIQRDTIVRRSLDDSFCFSRARSSATKDVDNTDDGGVFPQHSPLVKKLSVPAPIEPYDEDLVTKDIPDASRSTVQVVNPDINSNASLSRQNTGLAANAPFSAASPSSVPPPSLAIPACATNTASSVDPPHHPLPPAVSISRGSSGGSKWQTAMSAESVSDSTLGKREGRPASESLENVPKRQCVATLPKRRFDLRVRHGFNAECLEDGQYVEGTVISEVLSTFCALCPLSMMCIDPLVSNNGIPQRLRADFLSQRDMTILYPLNLTSRGKHWVLVTASTTSVNIYDSLPSATDEVELAGLLRSLLSLVAESTAPDDPPTPSRISCPQQSNTTDCGVAVIVNGLYVIAGQDIPATVEYSLWRRVLLAFSTGRKAVTEIVLQDSEQPLAVTNHGAPLPPAPPATMTEAELISWDERYREFRQNIMATARAQLGARLTHQQRMGEMLEDVIGVFGGLQLAGSGTPGMDQIHEELANCHSALQSLARLRRAETSMIDELKARCARLAEAQGRRAIVQLELAKLTDVMHDECELLNDRLAAFRPWDVLYT